From a region of the Comamonadaceae bacterium OTU4NAUVB1 genome:
- a CDS encoding dihydrodipicolinate synthase family protein, giving the protein MNPTRWQGIFPAITTKFHADERIDAEGTARHIDFQIRNGIHGLVTCGSLGEASTLSLEEKLTVAEIALEAADGRIPVLANVSETRTTEALRYIERANALGVAGFMVMPSVIYVADAREAMANVRAMAQAAQQPLMVYNNPVAYRVDLKPEHMLELADCEWIVAIKESTDNVRRITDLRNLLGTRYQIFCGVDDLAYEALALGADGLLAGVGCAFPRETVALYDLMKANRFAEALALYQWMTPMLHLDVSTKLVQNLKLIDVLAGVGSEHMRKPRLPLVGEERAFVEAVVRKALDARPQQFRSVD; this is encoded by the coding sequence ATGAATCCGACCCGCTGGCAAGGCATCTTCCCCGCCATCACCACCAAGTTCCACGCCGACGAGCGCATCGACGCGGAGGGCACCGCGCGCCACATCGACTTCCAGATCCGCAACGGCATCCACGGCCTGGTCACCTGCGGCTCCCTGGGCGAGGCGAGCACGCTGTCCCTCGAGGAGAAGCTCACCGTCGCCGAGATCGCCCTGGAGGCCGCCGACGGGCGCATCCCCGTGCTGGCCAACGTCTCGGAGACGCGCACCACCGAGGCCCTGCGCTACATCGAGCGCGCCAACGCCCTGGGCGTGGCCGGCTTCATGGTCATGCCCTCGGTGATCTACGTGGCCGACGCGCGCGAGGCCATGGCCAACGTGCGCGCCATGGCCCAGGCCGCCCAGCAGCCTCTGATGGTCTACAACAACCCCGTGGCCTACCGCGTGGACTTGAAGCCCGAGCACATGCTCGAGCTGGCCGACTGCGAGTGGATCGTGGCCATCAAGGAGAGCACCGACAACGTGCGCCGCATCACCGACCTCAGGAACCTCCTGGGCACGCGCTACCAGATCTTCTGCGGCGTGGACGACCTCGCCTACGAGGCCCTCGCCCTGGGCGCGGACGGCCTGCTCGCCGGGGTGGGCTGCGCCTTCCCGCGCGAGACCGTCGCGCTCTACGACCTCATGAAGGCGAACCGCTTCGCCGAGGCGCTCGCGCTCTACCAGTGGATGACCCCGATGCTGCACCTGGACGTCTCCACCAAGCTGGTGCAGAACCTCAAGCTCATCGACGTGCTCGCCGGCGTGGGCTCCGAGCACATGCGCAAACCCCGACTGCCCCTGGTGGGCGAGGAGCGCGCCTTCGTCGAGGCCGTCGTCAGGAAAGCGCTCGACGCCCGGCCGCAGCAGTTCCGCTCGGTCGACTGA
- a CDS encoding TRAP transporter small permease subunit, with protein sequence MPDTLPVAARLARALLDVSDVILRCERHLLTGLMGGLVALILLNVATRYGGVPLYWVDEASVYVVVWLTFIGASAMTRLRMDFAVTLLTDHVGERAARAAKACASLGVVVLGLALLAMCWVWMDPVGIARHGFDAKDFAAESFNFLYTERTQTLEWPVWAIQLILPLFALTLSLHALANLAEDLGLQPRRAHPEFGVANADVVN encoded by the coding sequence ATGCCCGACACCCTGCCCGTCGCGGCGCGCCTCGCGCGCGCCCTGCTCGACGTCTCCGACGTCATCCTGCGTTGCGAGCGCCACCTGCTCACCGGCCTGATGGGCGGACTCGTCGCCCTCATCCTGCTGAACGTGGCGACGCGCTACGGCGGCGTGCCGCTCTACTGGGTGGACGAGGCCTCGGTGTACGTGGTCGTCTGGCTGACCTTCATCGGCGCCTCGGCCATGACGCGCCTGCGCATGGACTTCGCGGTGACGCTGCTGACCGACCACGTCGGCGAGCGGGCCGCGCGCGCGGCCAAGGCCTGCGCCTCGCTCGGCGTGGTGGTGCTGGGCCTCGCGCTGCTGGCGATGTGCTGGGTCTGGATGGACCCGGTGGGCATCGCGCGCCACGGCTTCGACGCCAAGGACTTCGCCGCCGAGTCGTTCAACTTCCTCTACACGGAGCGCACCCAGACGCTCGAATGGCCGGTCTGGGCGATCCAGCTGATCCTGCCGCTGTTCGCGCTCACGCTGAGCCTGCACGCGCTGGCCAACCTCGCGGAGGACCTCGGCCTGCAGCCCCGGCGCGCGCATCCCGAGTTCGGTGTCGCCAACGCCGACGTGGTGAACTGA
- a CDS encoding TRAP transporter large permease: protein MLTSGFFLLIMLVGVPIGACLCLAGIVYILDTGAPVLFQSYPLQMFAGVDSYGLIAIPLFILIGEIMNGGGITQRLVDMTLAFIGSVKGGLAYVNILANMLVSSIIGSATAQVAIMSQIMVPEMEKKGYDKTFAAGLTVYGGMLGPIIPPSVMFVVYSVLAQVAVGDMLIAGILPGIVLTLLFFVVIALMGFIYDYPRTERRTLRQRVRTVVTSCPTLLIPLVIVGSILTGFANPTEAAAVGALSAVLVGRYVTKEFSLRTMPAILLKSAIYSAVVLFLVAAAAVFSWLLIYGKVPQATAAWIQTVAKDPVSFLLLTNLILLVIGTVIDGIPGLIMTVPILLPIATEIYGIDPRHFGVVVVVNLVLGLMTPPVGLSFFVAAAVTGAKPGKMFIVTLPFFIICCLALVLLSIYPSLSLALL from the coding sequence ATGCTGACCTCCGGCTTCTTCCTGCTGATCATGCTGGTGGGCGTGCCCATCGGCGCCTGCCTGTGCCTGGCGGGCATCGTCTACATCCTGGACACCGGCGCGCCGGTCCTGTTCCAGTCCTATCCGCTGCAGATGTTCGCGGGCGTCGACAGCTACGGCCTGATCGCCATTCCGCTGTTCATCCTGATCGGCGAGATCATGAACGGCGGGGGCATCACGCAGCGCCTGGTGGACATGACGCTGGCCTTCATCGGCTCGGTCAAGGGCGGCCTCGCCTACGTGAACATCCTGGCCAACATGCTGGTGTCCTCGATCATCGGCTCGGCCACCGCGCAGGTGGCCATCATGAGCCAGATCATGGTGCCGGAGATGGAGAAGAAGGGCTACGACAAGACCTTCGCCGCCGGCCTCACCGTCTATGGCGGCATGCTCGGACCGATCATCCCGCCCTCGGTCATGTTCGTGGTCTACAGCGTGCTGGCGCAGGTCGCGGTGGGCGACATGCTGATCGCGGGCATCCTGCCGGGCATCGTGCTCACGCTGCTGTTCTTCGTGGTGATCGCGCTGATGGGCTTCATCTACGACTACCCGCGCACCGAGCGCCGCACGCTGCGCCAGCGGGTACGCACGGTCGTCACCTCGTGCCCGACGCTGCTGATCCCGCTGGTGATCGTCGGCTCGATCCTCACGGGCTTCGCCAACCCGACCGAGGCGGCGGCCGTGGGCGCGCTCTCCGCCGTGCTGGTGGGCCGCTACGTGACCAAGGAATTCAGCCTGCGCACCATGCCGGCGATCCTGCTGAAGTCGGCGATCTACTCGGCCGTGGTGCTGTTCCTGGTGGCGGCGGCCGCCGTGTTCTCGTGGCTGCTGATCTACGGCAAGGTGCCGCAGGCCACCGCCGCCTGGATCCAGACCGTCGCCAAGGACCCCGTGAGCTTCCTGCTGCTGACCAACCTGATCCTGCTGGTCATCGGCACCGTGATCGACGGCATTCCCGGCCTGATCATGACGGTGCCCATCCTGCTGCCCATCGCCACCGAGATCTACGGCATCGACCCGCGCCACTTCGGCGTGGTGGTGGTCGTCAACCTGGTGCTGGGGCTGATGACGCCGCCGGTGGGACTGAGCTTCTTCGTGGCCGCCGCCGTCACCGGCGCCAAGCCCGGAAAGATGTTCATCGTCACGCTGCCGTTCTTCATCATCTGCTGCCTGGCGCTGGTGCTGCTGTCGATCTACCCGAGCCTGTCGCTGGCGCTGCTCTGA
- a CDS encoding TRAP transporter substrate-binding protein, giving the protein MTLSRRHFVQAATAGLAASSAVFAPRVRAAAAKEFRLGLITPAGHSWNRAALAFGESLKKASDGRMSVTVFHSGQLGNESAMMQQLQSGALDMGWIQAAELGSRVSSVAAINAPYLVRSTTNVASLVRTPAALKLLDVLPRETGTIGLGWGITGMRVVFATKPIASPTDLKGMKLRINPTPVYRDFYSMLGAAPTPIPTPAVFDAMSNGQVDGLEADIEFSWNARFDKVSKVMLPMNALFMPFAPLVSGRIWQTLDAKDKGLITDLVKQSLDAQIRDIVTTELGLIEKFKASGIAIRSDAGYDPAPIIGQFDKLWLPKAPAIAELRRIGATL; this is encoded by the coding sequence ATGACCCTCTCCCGCCGCCATTTCGTCCAGGCCGCCACCGCCGGCCTCGCCGCCTCGTCCGCCGTCTTCGCGCCCCGCGTGCGCGCGGCCGCCGCCAAGGAGTTCCGCCTCGGGCTCATCACGCCGGCCGGGCATTCGTGGAACCGCGCCGCGCTGGCCTTCGGCGAGTCGCTGAAGAAGGCCAGCGACGGCCGCATGAGCGTGACGGTGTTCCATTCCGGCCAGCTGGGCAACGAGTCGGCCATGATGCAGCAGCTGCAGTCCGGCGCGCTCGACATGGGCTGGATCCAGGCCGCCGAGCTGGGCTCGCGGGTGTCGAGCGTGGCGGCCATCAACGCGCCCTACCTGGTGCGCTCCACCACCAACGTCGCCTCGCTGGTGCGCACGCCCGCGGCGCTGAAGCTGCTCGACGTGCTGCCGCGCGAGACCGGCACCATCGGCCTGGGCTGGGGCATCACCGGCATGCGCGTGGTCTTCGCCACCAAGCCGATCGCCTCGCCGACCGACTTGAAGGGCATGAAGCTGCGCATCAACCCGACGCCGGTCTACCGCGATTTCTACTCGATGCTGGGCGCCGCGCCGACGCCCATTCCCACGCCGGCGGTGTTCGACGCCATGTCCAACGGCCAGGTCGACGGCCTGGAGGCGGACATCGAGTTCTCCTGGAACGCGCGCTTCGACAAGGTCTCGAAGGTCATGCTGCCGATGAACGCGCTGTTCATGCCGTTCGCGCCGCTGGTCTCGGGCCGCATCTGGCAGACGCTCGACGCCAAGGACAAGGGACTGATCACCGACCTCGTCAAACAGTCGCTGGACGCACAGATCCGCGACATCGTGACGACCGAACTCGGCCTGATCGAGAAGTTCAAGGCCAGCGGCATCGCCATCCGCAGCGACGCCGGCTACGACCCGGCGCCGATCATCGGCCAGTTCGACAAGCTGTGGCTGCCCAAGGCCCCGGCCATCGCCGAGCTGCGCCGGATCGGCGCCACCCTGTAG
- a CDS encoding GntR family transcriptional regulator translates to MPAAVKPPPAAPRRRAADVAYDAIEALIATLQLQPGSPVVEADIAERTGLGRTPVREALLRMSSVGLIDQQPRRGLLVSNIDLADHLDVIQTRRVLEVLIAACAARRATAAQRKEIVRCAERMVKEAARGHLEAYMLADHDLDRVNHQASRNPSAVTSVAPLIVRCRRFWYAYQHEGDIVEAAAAHLELARGIATGDELAAVAGANRLLDHLERFARRVIDR, encoded by the coding sequence ATGCCCGCCGCCGTCAAGCCTCCTCCCGCCGCGCCCCGGCGCCGCGCCGCCGACGTCGCCTACGACGCCATCGAGGCGCTGATCGCGACCCTGCAGCTGCAGCCGGGCAGCCCGGTGGTGGAGGCCGACATCGCCGAGCGCACCGGCCTGGGCCGCACGCCCGTGCGCGAGGCGCTGCTGCGCATGAGTTCGGTCGGGCTGATCGACCAGCAGCCCCGGCGCGGCCTGCTGGTGTCGAACATCGACCTGGCCGACCACCTCGACGTGATCCAGACACGGCGGGTGCTCGAGGTCCTGATCGCCGCGTGCGCCGCCCGGCGCGCGACCGCCGCCCAGCGCAAGGAGATCGTGCGCTGCGCCGAGCGGATGGTGAAGGAGGCCGCGCGCGGCCACCTGGAGGCCTACATGCTGGCCGACCACGACCTCGACCGCGTCAACCATCAGGCCAGCCGCAACCCGTCGGCCGTGACCAGCGTGGCGCCATTGATCGTGCGCTGCCGCCGCTTCTGGTATGCCTACCAGCACGAGGGCGACATCGTCGAGGCCGCCGCCGCCCACCTGGAACTGGCCCGGGGCATCGCCACCGGCGACGAGCTTGCCGCGGTCGCGGGCGCCAACCGCCTGCTCGACCACCTCGAGCGCTTCGCCCGCCGCGTGATCGACCGCTGA